A window of the Streptomyces griseochromogenes genome harbors these coding sequences:
- a CDS encoding helix-turn-helix domain-containing protein has protein sequence MPIAVDIDVMLARRRMSVGELADRVGITPANLAVLKNGRAKAVRFATLAALCEVLECQPGDLLRWEAEDAAGG, from the coding sequence ATGCCGATCGCCGTCGACATCGACGTGATGCTGGCCAGGCGGAGGATGTCCGTGGGCGAGCTCGCGGACCGGGTAGGGATCACGCCCGCCAATCTGGCGGTACTCAAGAACGGCCGGGCCAAGGCGGTGCGCTTCGCGACGCTCGCCGCGCTCTGCGAGGTGCTCGAGTGCCAGCCGGGTGACCTGCTGCGCTGGGAGGCCGAGGACGCCGCGGGCGGATGA
- a CDS encoding glycosyltransferase family 4 protein: MSIVARVYGYPPGHNAGSEWMLHSMLRPLAERGHQVEVWLSHPGRIEKTYEIDGVQVVPYQEGMDFAARAQTADVLLSHFENVPLVAGLARDRRIPLAVICHDNFATSFHNAAGADLVVYNSEWIRRDGEIFYARYPREFLPRNSIVVRPPVIAEEYRTQPGACATLVNLNSDKGGEVFWQIAAWTPEWNFLGVRGAYGQQVMPPPRLPNCEVADSVPGQQMREHVYSRSRVMLMPSLYESWGRVAVEAFASGIPVIAHPTPGLVESLGEAGIFAYRDDLNAWIHALTSLRDPGNWDRASRRARARSIELSAAPDLDLWCNAVESLSRTSSRTSLRRRAIGTLVDAGEMSRSPGGDVADAGAERHTCP, encoded by the coding sequence ATGTCGATCGTGGCCCGGGTGTACGGGTATCCGCCCGGCCACAACGCCGGCTCCGAGTGGATGCTGCACTCGATGCTCCGCCCGCTGGCCGAGCGTGGTCACCAGGTGGAGGTCTGGCTCTCGCACCCCGGAAGGATCGAGAAGACCTACGAGATCGACGGGGTGCAGGTCGTCCCCTATCAGGAAGGCATGGACTTCGCCGCCCGCGCCCAGACGGCGGACGTGCTGTTGTCCCACTTCGAGAACGTGCCGCTGGTGGCAGGGCTCGCGCGGGACCGCCGCATCCCCCTGGCCGTGATCTGCCACGACAACTTCGCCACCAGCTTCCACAACGCGGCCGGCGCCGACCTCGTCGTCTACAACAGCGAGTGGATCAGACGGGACGGCGAGATCTTCTACGCCCGCTACCCACGCGAGTTCCTGCCCAGGAACAGCATCGTCGTGCGCCCACCGGTGATCGCCGAGGAGTACCGCACTCAGCCCGGCGCCTGCGCGACCCTCGTCAACCTCAACTCCGACAAGGGCGGCGAGGTGTTCTGGCAGATCGCCGCCTGGACCCCGGAATGGAACTTCCTCGGCGTCCGCGGCGCCTACGGGCAGCAGGTCATGCCACCCCCACGGCTGCCCAACTGCGAAGTGGCCGACTCGGTGCCGGGACAGCAGATGCGCGAGCACGTCTACAGCCGCTCCCGCGTGATGCTCATGCCGAGCCTGTACGAGTCGTGGGGGCGGGTGGCGGTGGAGGCGTTCGCCTCCGGCATCCCGGTCATCGCCCACCCCACACCCGGCCTCGTCGAGTCCCTCGGCGAAGCCGGCATCTTCGCCTACCGCGACGACCTCAACGCCTGGATCCACGCCCTGACCTCCCTGCGGGACCCGGGCAACTGGGACCGCGCCTCCCGCCGGGCCAGGGCCCGCTCCATCGAACTCAGCGCAGCTCCCGACCTCGACCTCTGGTGCAACGCCGTCGAATCCCTGAGCAGGACCAGCTCACGCACCAGCTTGCGCAGGCGCGCGATCGGCACGCTCGTCGACGCCGGCGAGATGAGCCGCAGCCCCGGGGGCGACGTCGCGGATGCGGGAGCCGAAAGACACACCTGCCCCTGA
- a CDS encoding DUF2975 domain-containing protein: MGKLAVRALRAVLVVVLAGTVFVQAGMVWALASGSDPEDGSLPLTPLRVITILGMVSAQVALVCVWRLVAMVRRGTVFSHAAFRYVDGVIGAIVAAALAWFAVTALNAPGQRADPGVTVIMGGVGVAILGVALIVLVLRMLLAQAVARDVEAAQMQAELDEVI, encoded by the coding sequence ATGGGGAAGCTGGCAGTGCGTGCGCTGCGCGCCGTGCTCGTGGTGGTGCTCGCCGGCACCGTGTTCGTACAGGCAGGAATGGTGTGGGCGTTGGCCAGCGGGAGCGACCCGGAGGACGGGTCGCTCCCGCTGACCCCGCTGCGCGTGATCACGATCCTGGGGATGGTGTCGGCCCAGGTTGCCCTGGTCTGCGTATGGCGGCTGGTGGCGATGGTGCGACGCGGAACCGTGTTCTCCCACGCCGCCTTCCGGTACGTGGACGGCGTGATCGGCGCGATCGTGGCGGCCGCCCTCGCGTGGTTCGCCGTCACGGCCCTCAACGCGCCGGGCCAGCGCGCGGACCCGGGCGTCACCGTCATCATGGGCGGGGTCGGCGTGGCCATCCTGGGGGTCGCCCTTATCGTGCTCGTGCTGCGGATGCTGCTCGCCCAGGCCGTCGCGCGCGACGTCGAGGCGGCACAGATGCAGGCCGAGCTGGACGAGGTGATCTGA
- a CDS encoding TnsA-like heteromeric transposase endonuclease subunit — MINTGAAGPGSRAKRVKTERGARFEAVFLDPVGQTVQQRWADAALAVAFEDLPPVSAFPAVPGRRRGPGLWWSATTGRHVTAGSNAMRTQLMMLDRDPDVTGPAGRPVRLLWCNPRGQVRSWVPQLFARYTDKTALLADCPSHSDAGGERAMRAAEAVAEACAHIGWTYQRLAPLDEVVAANLKWLAGYRHPRNAGRTGLMPAVLEAFTRPRPLL, encoded by the coding sequence ATGATCAACACGGGTGCAGCCGGGCCCGGGAGCCGGGCGAAGCGGGTGAAGACGGAGCGGGGCGCACGGTTCGAGGCGGTCTTCCTCGACCCCGTCGGGCAGACGGTCCAGCAGCGGTGGGCGGACGCGGCCCTGGCGGTGGCCTTCGAGGACCTGCCGCCCGTGTCCGCGTTCCCGGCCGTGCCGGGGCGGCGGCGGGGACCGGGCCTGTGGTGGTCGGCTACGACCGGACGGCACGTGACCGCGGGATCGAACGCGATGCGCACCCAGTTGATGATGCTGGACCGCGACCCGGACGTGACCGGGCCGGCGGGGCGGCCGGTACGGCTGCTGTGGTGCAATCCCCGCGGGCAGGTCCGCTCCTGGGTGCCTCAGCTCTTCGCCCGCTACACCGACAAAACCGCGCTGCTCGCCGATTGCCCCAGCCACTCCGACGCCGGCGGCGAACGCGCGATGAGGGCCGCCGAGGCGGTGGCGGAGGCGTGCGCGCACATCGGCTGGACCTACCAGCGGCTTGCGCCGCTGGATGAGGTGGTGGCGGCGAACCTGAAATGGCTGGCCGGCTACCGCCACCCCCGCAACGCCGGCCGCACCGGCCTGATGCCCGCCGTCCTCGAGGCGTTCACGCGGCCGCGGCCGCTACTCTAA
- the coaD gene encoding pantetheine-phosphate adenylyltransferase: MRALFPGSFDPVTQGHQDVLRRAALLFDEVVVCVMFNPNKSGRFPITERLDRLRAAATDLSNVTVDSHTGGLLVDYCRRVGIDVVIRGVRGVPDLDYEMPMARMNHELAGVETFFIAADPALAHISSTLVTAMSQQDRVPE, from the coding sequence ATGCGAGCCCTCTTCCCGGGATCCTTCGACCCGGTCACTCAAGGGCACCAGGACGTACTCCGGCGCGCTGCCCTCCTGTTCGACGAGGTCGTCGTGTGCGTGATGTTCAATCCGAACAAGAGCGGCCGGTTCCCCATCACGGAACGGCTGGACCGGCTCCGCGCGGCAGCAACTGACTTGAGCAATGTCACGGTCGACTCCCATACCGGCGGCCTGCTGGTCGACTACTGCCGCCGAGTCGGAATCGACGTCGTCATCCGCGGAGTCCGTGGCGTTCCCGACCTGGACTACGAAATGCCGATGGCCCGCATGAACCACGAACTGGCCGGAGTCGAAACGTTCTTCATCGCTGCAGACCCCGCCCTGGCCCACATCTCCTCCACCCTCGTCACCGCGATGAGTCAACAGGACCGTGTCCCCGAATGA
- a CDS encoding NAD(P)/FAD-dependent oxidoreductase has translation MKHRIVVLGAGYAGAFAAGNLARRLSPADTEITVVNAVPDFVERMRLHQLAIGQDLAVRKLTDVFAGTGVRLRLARVTGVDPERRTVAVTGEDGDGELAYDTLLYALGSSAAHHGVPGVAEYAFDVTGLSSALRLRERLAGLGEGGTVLVVGEGLTGIETATEFADSRPDLTVALAARGELGAWLSPKARRHLRQAFDRFGITVHEHTGIEAVEPTRAIAADGTPIPADVTVWAAGFAVHPIAAASGLKVAETGQIVVDRTMRSVSHPDVYAAGDSAYAIGENGRPLPMSCASAGYTNMQATAAIIARLTGSKVPTTGLKYHGNHISLGRQDAIFQMVDGDVHSKSWYLGGRSAVWLKSGILKGAGWSIAHPTFGMPKHKRRLATTPDRAGVRAAA, from the coding sequence ATGAAGCACCGCATCGTGGTACTCGGCGCCGGATACGCCGGGGCCTTCGCCGCCGGAAACCTGGCCCGCCGGCTCTCCCCCGCCGACACCGAGATCACCGTCGTCAACGCCGTGCCCGACTTCGTCGAGCGGATGCGGCTCCACCAGCTCGCGATCGGCCAGGACCTCGCGGTCCGCAAGCTCACCGACGTATTCGCGGGCACCGGGGTGCGGCTGCGCCTGGCGCGCGTCACCGGCGTCGACCCCGAACGCAGGACCGTCGCCGTGACCGGCGAGGACGGCGACGGCGAGCTCGCGTACGACACGCTTCTCTACGCGCTCGGCAGCTCCGCAGCCCACCATGGCGTTCCCGGCGTGGCCGAGTACGCCTTCGATGTCACCGGCCTGTCCTCGGCGCTGCGTCTGCGCGAGCGCCTGGCCGGCCTGGGCGAGGGCGGCACCGTGCTGGTCGTCGGTGAGGGGCTGACCGGCATCGAGACCGCCACCGAGTTCGCCGATTCCCGGCCCGACCTCACGGTCGCGCTCGCCGCCCGCGGCGAGCTGGGCGCCTGGCTCTCCCCGAAGGCCCGTCGTCACCTGCGCCAGGCCTTCGACCGGTTCGGCATCACCGTCCACGAGCACACCGGCATCGAAGCCGTCGAGCCGACACGGGCGATCGCCGCCGACGGTACGCCCATCCCGGCCGACGTGACCGTGTGGGCGGCCGGGTTCGCCGTGCACCCCATCGCGGCCGCCAGCGGCCTGAAGGTCGCCGAGACCGGCCAGATCGTCGTCGACCGCACCATGCGCTCGGTCTCGCACCCGGACGTCTACGCCGCCGGCGACAGCGCCTACGCGATCGGCGAGAACGGCCGGCCGCTGCCGATGTCCTGCGCCTCGGCCGGCTACACCAACATGCAGGCAACCGCCGCGATCATCGCGCGCCTGACGGGCAGCAAGGTCCCGACCACCGGGCTGAAGTACCACGGCAACCACATCAGCCTCGGGCGGCAGGACGCGATCTTCCAGATGGTGGACGGGGACGTCCACTCGAAGTCCTGGTACCTGGGCGGCCGGAGCGCCGTGTGGCTCAAGTCGGGCATTCTCAAGGGGGCCGGGTGGAGCATCGCCCACCCGACCTTCGGCATGCCGAAGCACAAGCGCCGCCTGGCCACCACGCCTGACCGGGCCGGTGTGAGGGCCGCCGCATAG
- a CDS encoding sigma-70 family RNA polymerase sigma factor: MNSAAIDRFEASRGRLASLAYRLLGSAADAEDAVQDAFLRWQAADRERIDVPEAWLTKAVTNLCLDRLRSAQARHERAAGASLPEPLLEGDPMLGPADTFEQRESVSLAVLTLMERLSPVERAAYVLREAFSYPHAEIAGILDITESASQQHVHRARRRVAAERRGGDEVDPASARRIVEEFLAAATSGRTERLVALLTDDATAVSDGYGLARRLLRYTTRERVASYVRAGFKPTPAKRRLAGGSPAFHIAMVNGSPAVLAVVDDRVVGAVAFEVSDGKVAFLRGIAAADRLARLNVAWRQHEPDAPVISAW; encoded by the coding sequence ATGAACAGCGCAGCCATCGATCGGTTCGAGGCCAGCCGGGGCCGGCTGGCCTCGCTCGCGTACCGTCTGCTCGGCTCGGCCGCCGACGCCGAGGACGCCGTGCAGGACGCGTTCCTGCGCTGGCAGGCCGCGGACCGGGAACGTATCGATGTGCCGGAAGCGTGGCTGACCAAGGCCGTCACCAACCTCTGCCTCGACCGGCTCCGCTCGGCCCAGGCGCGCCACGAGCGAGCGGCCGGTGCCTCGCTGCCCGAGCCACTCCTCGAGGGCGACCCGATGCTCGGCCCTGCCGATACCTTCGAGCAGCGCGAATCGGTGTCCTTGGCCGTACTGACCCTCATGGAGCGCCTCTCGCCCGTCGAGCGGGCCGCCTACGTCCTGCGCGAGGCCTTCTCCTACCCCCACGCCGAGATCGCCGGGATCCTCGACATCACCGAGTCCGCGAGCCAGCAGCATGTCCACCGGGCCCGACGCCGGGTCGCCGCCGAGCGCCGCGGCGGCGACGAGGTGGACCCCGCGTCCGCGCGCCGGATCGTCGAGGAGTTCCTCGCCGCCGCCACGTCAGGGCGCACCGAACGGCTGGTGGCGCTGCTCACCGACGACGCGACCGCGGTCTCGGACGGCTACGGACTGGCCAGGCGGCTGCTGCGGTACACCACGCGCGAGCGGGTCGCCTCGTACGTGCGGGCCGGCTTCAAGCCCACGCCGGCGAAGCGGCGGCTGGCCGGCGGCTCCCCCGCGTTCCACATCGCGATGGTCAACGGCTCCCCGGCCGTCCTCGCCGTGGTCGACGACCGGGTCGTGGGCGCCGTGGCTTTCGAAGTCAGCGACGGCAAGGTCGCGTTCCTGCGCGGCATCGCCGCCGCGGACCGGCTCGCGCGCCTCAATGTGGCCTGGCGGCAGCACGAACCCGACGCGCCGGTCATCAGCGCATGGTGA